A DNA window from Heterodontus francisci isolate sHetFra1 unplaced genomic scaffold, sHetFra1.hap1 HAP1_SCAFFOLD_837, whole genome shotgun sequence contains the following coding sequences:
- the snu13b gene encoding SNU13 homolog, small nuclear ribonucleoprotein b (U4/U6.U5): MTEQDVNPKAYPLADAQLTKTIMDLVQQAGNYKQLRKGANEATKTLNRGIAEFIVMAADAEPLEIILHLPLLCEDKNVPYVFVRSKQALGRACGVCRPVIASSVTIKEGSQLKPQIQSVQQAVERLLV; encoded by the exons ATG ACAGAACAAGACGTTAACCCAAAAGCCTATCCTCTCGCGGATGCCCAGCTAACAAAGACGATAATGGATCTTGTACAGCAAGCAGGGAACTATAAGCAACTTCGAAAGGGAGCTAATGAAG CCACCAAGACCTTGAACAGAGGAATTGCTGAGTTCATAGTGATGGCTGCAGATGCTGAACCGTTGGAGATTATTCTTCATTTACCTCTTCTCTGTGAAGACAAAAATGTGCCTTATGTTTTTGTAAGATCCAAACAGGCTCTGGGTCGTGCATGTGGGGTGTGTCGGCCAGTCATTGCATCCTCGGTCACCATAAAGGAAGGCTCTCAGCTGAAGCCACAGATCCAGTCTGTTCAACAAGCAGTTGAGCGTTTACTGGTTTGA